From a single Paraburkholderia sp. FT54 genomic region:
- a CDS encoding YadA-like family protein: MLNKSYKTVWNKTTGTYAAASEVAKGRGAKGASVRGSLVAASAGLLSALAFSQPAAAVECASSEQDCLSIAEALAAGLAVPATADAARPADLAAAISNASVFTGSPAAAAAARPSIVSSIQTSSLGASAAPSVTDYIAVSPNVVRGTTTSASTDMNAMAIGPTAAATGYNALTVGAASIAGSDYSTAVGSAAGAASVNSTAIGAMSTVAAYSDNSVAIGYNSRSAANNTISVGSFASASSNGSVAIGYNTYVNSMAKDSMAIGSNSSATASGSVALGTGSIADRANVISVGSLAQGRRIAYVAAGARPTDAVNVGQLAAVTEALGGGALVDPSVGTIVAPAYTVGGTTYHDVGAALAAVVSGSVGASADSLRYDTPRHDVATLGDTVTPVKLTNVADATLSGASKDAVTGAQLYGTNQAVAQNTTDITNITNKINNGTTGLLQQDSVSRDLTVAKGTDGKHVDFTGTAGARELLGVAAGTTAGSAANVGQLGQAVASLGGGATVTANGSVAGPTYHVQAGTQTTVGSALSSLDTGLSSLQSQINIGTIGLVKQNPASRDILIGSATGGTRVTVAGTDGNRVISGVAPGTISAASSEAVTGAQLYAGTADAAAALGGGSAVNVDGSLKKPVYRVGGSTYTDVGSALAAAVTTSTLAGADAVQYDSTSHDSVTLGGAAAPVRITNVRAANLAADSSDAVNGAQLFATNQAVTQNAGSITNLDQRVTDNTTNISKLDQRVTDNTTNISNLDQRTTTIEGDVSNITNQISNGEIGLVQQDRTSRNLTVAKDTDGARIDFTGTGGARQLTGVAAGTTDASAVNLGQFKPVVAALGGGAQINADGSLTGPSYHMQGGTQTTVGDALGSLDNGLSTLQQNMQTGGVGLVTQDTVSRVINVGATTDGNLINMAGMAGNRVVTGVAPGAVSAASNDAVNGAQLYAQAASTAVALGGGSTVNADGSVTAPSYRVGGAVVNNVGSAITNLDGRVTQNSSDIAGLQTTIGNLNGAVANAVQYDSSAHDRITLGGTADNAPKVQLTNLQDGTLSATSTDAVTGAQLWNTNQTVSGLSQMVQVVQNNQTTGSPYVSVNSSGNAAQAIGNGSVAIGGGAKASAPNSVAIGEGSVADVTNTVSVGSSGNERRITNVAPGQAPTDAVNMQQFQGGLSDMARNAYSGTASALALTSIPEVDATKNLAIGVGTAGYKGYQAVAVGLSARVTQSLKVKLGAGISSATTAVTAGAAYQW, encoded by the coding sequence ATGTTGAACAAGTCTTATAAGACCGTATGGAACAAAACGACCGGCACGTACGCAGCCGCGTCCGAGGTGGCGAAAGGCCGTGGTGCGAAAGGGGCTTCGGTACGCGGGTCGCTGGTGGCCGCGAGCGCCGGGCTGCTGAGTGCGCTGGCGTTTTCGCAACCCGCGGCGGCCGTGGAATGTGCGTCGTCGGAACAGGACTGTCTCAGCATCGCGGAGGCGCTGGCGGCTGGACTCGCGGTGCCGGCTACGGCCGATGCAGCCAGGCCGGCGGACCTGGCCGCCGCAATCAGCAACGCAAGCGTGTTTACCGGCAGTCCGGCGGCTGCCGCGGCGGCGCGGCCGTCCATTGTCAGTTCGATCCAGACCAGTTCGCTGGGCGCAAGCGCGGCTCCATCGGTGACCGACTATATCGCCGTCAGTCCAAATGTCGTTCGCGGAACTACCACCAGCGCGTCGACCGATATGAACGCGATGGCCATCGGCCCGACGGCCGCGGCAACCGGCTACAACGCGTTGACGGTTGGCGCGGCCTCGATTGCCGGGTCCGACTATTCGACCGCAGTCGGTTCGGCGGCAGGGGCGGCCTCGGTGAATTCGACCGCCATTGGCGCGATGTCGACGGTTGCGGCCTATTCGGATAACTCGGTAGCGATCGGGTACAACTCCCGCTCAGCTGCAAACAATACGATATCGGTTGGCTCTTTCGCGAGCGCCTCGTCGAATGGATCCGTGGCCATCGGCTACAACACATACGTCAACTCGATGGCAAAAGATTCGATGGCCATCGGTTCCAATTCATCAGCCACCGCCTCGGGCTCGGTCGCGCTGGGCACCGGCTCCATCGCCGACCGCGCCAATGTCATATCGGTGGGCAGCCTCGCGCAAGGCCGCCGGATCGCCTATGTCGCAGCCGGCGCGCGGCCTACCGACGCGGTCAACGTCGGCCAGCTTGCCGCCGTGACCGAAGCGCTCGGCGGTGGCGCGCTCGTCGACCCGAGCGTCGGTACGATAGTCGCACCGGCCTATACCGTTGGCGGGACAACTTATCACGATGTCGGCGCGGCACTCGCCGCGGTCGTTTCAGGTAGCGTCGGCGCCAGCGCCGACTCGCTGCGCTACGACACGCCGAGGCATGACGTGGCGACGCTCGGCGACACGGTCACGCCCGTCAAGCTGACCAATGTCGCGGATGCCACGTTGAGCGGCGCCAGTAAAGACGCCGTGACCGGCGCGCAACTTTACGGCACCAATCAGGCGGTCGCGCAAAACACCACGGATATCACCAACATCACCAATAAGATCAATAACGGCACGACGGGTCTGCTTCAGCAAGACTCGGTCTCGCGCGATCTGACCGTGGCAAAAGGCACGGACGGCAAGCACGTCGATTTCACGGGAACGGCGGGGGCGCGTGAACTGCTCGGCGTGGCGGCGGGCACGACCGCGGGCTCGGCGGCGAATGTGGGGCAACTCGGTCAGGCCGTCGCGTCGCTCGGTGGCGGCGCAACGGTCACTGCCAACGGCTCGGTAGCCGGCCCCACTTACCACGTGCAAGCCGGCACGCAGACTACGGTCGGTAGTGCGCTCAGTTCGCTCGACACGGGTCTGTCGTCGTTGCAGTCGCAGATCAACATCGGCACGATCGGCCTCGTCAAGCAGAATCCCGCTTCTCGCGACATTCTTATCGGCTCAGCCACCGGCGGAACTCGCGTCACCGTGGCAGGCACGGACGGGAATCGCGTGATCTCCGGCGTGGCGCCCGGTACGATCAGTGCTGCCAGCAGCGAGGCGGTCACCGGCGCGCAGCTCTATGCGGGTACGGCCGACGCGGCGGCGGCACTAGGTGGCGGCTCGGCGGTCAACGTGGACGGGTCGCTGAAAAAGCCTGTGTATCGCGTTGGCGGAAGCACTTACACCGACGTGGGTTCCGCGCTCGCGGCCGCCGTCACGACCAGCACTCTGGCCGGCGCCGATGCCGTTCAGTACGATTCCACCTCACACGACAGCGTCACGTTGGGCGGGGCCGCCGCGCCGGTTCGCATCACCAACGTGCGCGCCGCGAATCTCGCTGCCGACAGTTCGGATGCCGTCAACGGCGCGCAACTGTTCGCTACGAATCAGGCCGTCACGCAGAACGCCGGCAGCATCACCAACCTCGATCAGCGCGTCACGGATAACACGACGAACATCAGCAAGCTCGACCAGCGCGTCACCGATAACACGACCAACATCAGCAATCTGGATCAGCGCACCACGACGATCGAAGGCGACGTGAGCAACATCACGAACCAGATCAGCAATGGCGAGATTGGGCTCGTTCAGCAGGATCGGACGTCGCGCAATCTGACCGTCGCGAAAGACACCGACGGCGCCCGAATCGATTTCACCGGCACCGGCGGTGCGCGCCAACTGACTGGCGTCGCGGCGGGCACGACGGATGCCTCCGCGGTCAATCTCGGCCAGTTCAAGCCGGTGGTGGCCGCGTTGGGCGGCGGCGCGCAGATCAACGCCGATGGTTCGCTGACCGGCCCCAGCTATCACATGCAAGGCGGCACGCAGACCACAGTCGGCGACGCGCTCGGCTCGCTCGACAACGGCCTCAGCACCTTGCAGCAGAACATGCAGACCGGTGGCGTCGGCTTGGTCACGCAAGACACGGTGTCGCGTGTCATCAACGTCGGCGCGACGACGGACGGCAATCTGATCAACATGGCCGGCATGGCGGGCAATCGGGTCGTCACGGGTGTCGCGCCCGGCGCGGTCAGTGCCGCCAGCAACGACGCGGTCAACGGCGCGCAACTGTACGCGCAGGCGGCGAGCACCGCGGTGGCGCTCGGCGGCGGGTCGACCGTCAACGCGGACGGTTCTGTGACGGCGCCGTCGTATCGCGTGGGCGGCGCGGTGGTGAACAATGTCGGCAGCGCGATCACCAACCTGGATGGCCGTGTCACGCAAAACAGCAGCGATATTGCCGGTCTGCAAACCACCATCGGCAACCTCAACGGCGCGGTCGCGAACGCGGTGCAGTACGACAGTTCGGCGCACGACAGGATCACGCTCGGCGGCACGGCGGACAATGCGCCGAAAGTACAACTGACCAATCTGCAGGACGGCACGCTATCGGCCACCAGCACCGACGCGGTGACCGGTGCTCAACTCTGGAACACCAATCAGACTGTCAGCGGTCTCAGCCAGATGGTCCAGGTGGTGCAGAACAATCAGACCACCGGCAGTCCCTATGTGTCCGTGAACAGTTCCGGCAACGCCGCGCAGGCGATCGGCAACGGTTCGGTGGCGATTGGCGGCGGCGCGAAAGCGTCCGCGCCGAACTCGGTGGCGATCGGCGAGGGCTCGGTGGCTGATGTGACGAACACGGTTTCCGTGGGCTCGTCCGGCAACGAGCGACGCATCACGAACGTCGCACCAGGCCAGGCGCCCACCGATGCGGTGAACATGCAGCAGTTCCAGGGCGGCTTGAGCGACATGGCGCGCAATGCCTACTCAGGAACGGCGTCGGCGTTGGCGCTGACCTCGATCCCGGAAGTCGATGCCACCAAGAACCTCGCAATCGGCGTCGGAACGGCCGGTTACAAGGGGTATCAGGCGGTGGCGGTGGGTCTGTCGGCGCGCGTCACGCAGAGTTTGAAAGTGAAGCTCGGTGCGGGCATCAGTTCCGCCACGACCGCGGTCACGGCCGGTGCGGCGTATCAGTGGTAG
- a CDS encoding sensor histidine kinase, with product MTDSQVLPMTAFATQLRLQQVDLTERWMKAVFHDAELTDSDRLTYEQLADHIPNILDEICSVLENQDLDHVEGAIERDARLHGKLRWKQGYRIDELVRELDLFRQMLHGAIVEFSEARPYFTRRHEERARHFIDEAVSFVTLTSIREVVNERDRKIDDYTGRLERANHELTLKQRLVGDLHESRMQITRSVVHDLRNFLNVFSMALQLMSRPPSRIETALALANRQAADMKTLVDELVEYSVVLGDNSPLVLESFELRELFDELVISCEPAIEAKGLRLLTAFDGALGAVVSNRLKLKQVAINLLTNATKYTKAGQVELSMTATENDRWRLRVSDTGVGIDASDRERVFKEFERATDDDIPGAGLGLAIVKELCRLLEGEIRFDSQEGEGTIFEISFPIRLQAAGDQ from the coding sequence ATGACGGACTCGCAAGTACTGCCGATGACCGCTTTCGCCACACAGTTGCGCCTGCAACAGGTCGATCTGACCGAGCGCTGGATGAAGGCCGTCTTTCACGACGCCGAATTGACCGACTCCGACCGGCTGACCTACGAGCAATTAGCCGATCATATTCCGAACATTCTCGACGAAATCTGCAGCGTGCTGGAGAACCAGGATCTCGACCACGTCGAGGGTGCGATCGAACGCGACGCGCGCCTGCACGGCAAATTGCGCTGGAAACAGGGCTACCGGATCGACGAACTGGTGCGCGAGCTCGATCTGTTCCGGCAGATGCTGCACGGCGCGATCGTCGAATTCAGCGAGGCCCGGCCATATTTCACGCGGCGTCACGAGGAGCGCGCGCGGCATTTCATCGACGAAGCCGTCAGCTTCGTCACGCTGACGTCGATCCGCGAGGTCGTCAACGAGCGCGACCGGAAAATCGACGATTACACCGGGCGCCTCGAGCGCGCCAATCACGAACTGACGCTCAAGCAAAGGCTGGTCGGCGATCTGCACGAGTCGCGCATGCAGATCACGCGTAGCGTCGTGCACGATCTGCGCAACTTTCTCAACGTTTTTTCGATGGCGCTGCAACTGATGAGCCGCCCGCCGTCCAGAATCGAGACCGCGCTCGCGCTCGCGAACCGTCAGGCGGCCGACATGAAAACGCTGGTCGACGAACTGGTCGAATATTCGGTCGTGCTCGGCGACAACAGTCCGCTCGTGCTGGAAAGCTTCGAGCTGCGCGAGCTGTTCGACGAACTGGTGATCTCGTGCGAACCCGCGATCGAAGCGAAAGGGCTGCGTCTTCTGACGGCCTTCGACGGCGCGCTGGGAGCGGTCGTCTCCAACCGGCTCAAACTCAAGCAGGTCGCGATCAACCTGTTGACCAACGCGACCAAATACACCAAGGCCGGCCAGGTCGAATTGAGCATGACGGCTACGGAGAACGATCGCTGGCGTCTGCGCGTCTCGGACACGGGCGTGGGCATCGACGCATCGGACCGGGAACGCGTGTTCAAGGAATTCGAACGCGCGACCGATGACGACATTCCGGGCGCGGGTCTGGGCCTCGCGATTGTCAAGGAATTGTGCCGGCTGCTGGAGGGCGAGATTCGTTTCGACTCGCAGGAAGGCGAGGGCACCATTTTCGAGATCAGTTTTCCGATCCGCTTGCAGGCGGCGGGTGACCAATAG
- a CDS encoding DUF3830 family protein, protein MTRLRITSCGHVFTAETHPDAPQTVAAFLKLLPYRQKIIHVRWSGEGCWVPLGDFKLENDGAAVGFENHTSHPSVGDILFYPGGYSETEIILAYGSCCFASKLGQLAGNHFLTIVEGKEKLRELGTKVLWEGAQDVLFEKI, encoded by the coding sequence ATGACCCGACTCCGAATCACCTCCTGCGGCCATGTTTTTACCGCCGAAACCCATCCAGATGCGCCGCAAACCGTGGCCGCCTTCCTGAAGCTCCTGCCGTACCGGCAAAAGATCATTCACGTGCGCTGGAGCGGCGAAGGTTGCTGGGTTCCCCTCGGCGACTTCAAGCTCGAGAACGACGGCGCTGCGGTCGGCTTCGAGAATCACACGAGCCATCCGTCGGTCGGCGACATTCTGTTCTACCCCGGCGGCTACAGCGAGACTGAGATCATTCTCGCGTACGGTTCGTGCTGTTTCGCGAGCAAGCTGGGACAACTCGCGGGCAACCACTTCCTGACCATTGTCGAAGGCAAGGAAAAGCTGCGCGAGCTCGGCACCAAGGTGTTGTGGGAAGGCGCGCAGGACGTGCTGTTCGAAAAGATCTGA
- a CDS encoding AraC family transcriptional regulator — protein MARIPKLTTTLAYDRYMAGQKLVSSVDRPWRHLVLRSYLEPAEQELLEAPGLQDLTLMTLASGAEHLERNLDGRWESADLRVGDVWFVPPAPISWRWRSISDEPLSTVHLHIERSLIDSVADQMELGGSRELSLGDAMQFRDPLIAAMLAALHRAAADPADSRLYVDALVHALAAHLLQHYSRGHRALPESPARPERLVPRRIRRVTDYIRAHLAGDLAISELAAQAGLSSFHFARVFRRETGETPHQFVSRLRLDEAARLLRATDQTVLQIAIAVGFENASHFSVQFKRDYGVTPLAYRLRG, from the coding sequence ATGGCACGAATTCCAAAGCTCACAACGACGCTCGCCTACGACCGCTACATGGCGGGCCAGAAACTGGTGTCGAGCGTGGATCGCCCGTGGCGGCACCTGGTGCTGCGCTCGTATCTCGAACCGGCCGAGCAGGAACTGCTGGAAGCGCCCGGCTTGCAGGACCTCACGCTGATGACCCTCGCGAGCGGCGCCGAGCACCTCGAGCGCAACCTGGACGGGCGCTGGGAGAGCGCCGATCTGCGGGTGGGCGACGTCTGGTTCGTGCCGCCCGCGCCGATCTCGTGGCGCTGGCGTTCGATCAGCGATGAGCCGCTGTCGACCGTCCATTTGCACATCGAGCGCAGCCTGATCGACAGCGTCGCCGATCAGATGGAGCTTGGCGGCTCCCGCGAGCTGTCGCTCGGCGACGCGATGCAGTTTCGTGATCCGCTGATCGCCGCGATGCTTGCTGCATTGCATCGCGCCGCCGCCGATCCGGCCGACTCGCGTCTGTATGTCGACGCGCTGGTTCACGCGCTCGCCGCGCATCTGTTGCAGCACTATTCGCGCGGCCACCGTGCGCTCCCCGAATCGCCGGCGCGCCCGGAACGCCTCGTGCCGCGCCGGATCCGCCGCGTGACCGACTACATTCGCGCCCATCTCGCCGGGGATCTGGCGATCAGCGAACTGGCCGCGCAGGCGGGGCTAAGCAGCTTTCATTTTGCGCGTGTGTTTCGCCGCGAGACCGGCGAGACGCCGCATCAGTTCGTATCGCGTTTGCGGCTCGACGAAGCGGCAAGGCTGTTACGTGCCACCGATCAGACCGTGCTGCAGATTGCGATTGCGGTTGGTTTCGAGAATGCCAGTCATTTCTCCGTGCAGTTCAAGCGTGACTACGGCGTGACGCCGCTTGCTTACCGGCTGCGCGGCTGA
- a CDS encoding autoinducer binding domain-containing protein codes for MEHECDTLPHWLTGSPQGEAGHASAAYNSAVAAQPAYPAGTRQPEKSAHAAEASRAPIRTAAGVAPTGFLTLFTEEEIGTPSPAARRAAPVISPLVRFGSAQDRIDFVRQRIKQLGFDSFSYSATRTSAHHKTMFVLTSYESQSWLTRYFRERYFELDPRVALASPTGMPFLWNTADMRADLPRAQMRSERLGGLIDMLEATGRKSGILTQMPLPEPELSASLCFNAEIGNPRWMTESIVAETLMFAHTIHEFIWTHAKSVIGIAPAQQQRVTLSELQHAVLKAVVQGQRDKEIAYFLGLSPHNVDYHLRRLRQLFNVRNRVQLINVAQAYVT; via the coding sequence ATGGAACACGAATGCGATACGCTGCCGCATTGGCTGACCGGCTCGCCGCAAGGTGAGGCCGGGCATGCGTCGGCAGCATACAACTCGGCGGTTGCCGCCCAACCGGCTTACCCGGCCGGCACGCGGCAACCCGAGAAATCGGCCCACGCGGCTGAAGCATCCAGGGCACCCATCCGCACCGCGGCAGGCGTGGCGCCCACAGGCTTTCTCACGCTCTTCACCGAGGAGGAGATCGGCACGCCCTCGCCCGCCGCGCGGCGCGCCGCACCAGTCATCAGCCCGCTGGTGCGATTTGGCAGCGCGCAGGACCGCATCGATTTCGTGCGGCAGCGCATCAAGCAACTGGGCTTCGACTCGTTCAGCTATTCGGCCACGCGCACGTCGGCGCATCACAAGACGATGTTCGTGCTGACCAGCTACGAGTCGCAAAGCTGGCTCACGCGTTATTTCCGCGAGCGTTATTTCGAGCTCGACCCGCGCGTCGCACTCGCCTCGCCGACCGGCATGCCGTTTCTCTGGAATACGGCCGACATGCGCGCCGACCTGCCGCGTGCGCAAATGCGCAGCGAACGGCTCGGTGGGCTGATCGACATGCTGGAGGCGACCGGGCGCAAAAGCGGCATTCTCACGCAGATGCCGCTGCCCGAGCCGGAGTTGAGCGCGAGCCTGTGCTTCAACGCGGAGATCGGCAATCCGCGCTGGATGACCGAGTCGATCGTGGCCGAGACGCTGATGTTCGCGCACACGATCCACGAATTCATCTGGACGCACGCGAAGAGCGTGATCGGCATCGCGCCCGCGCAGCAGCAGCGCGTTACGCTGAGCGAGTTGCAGCACGCGGTGCTGAAGGCGGTCGTGCAGGGTCAGCGGGACAAGGAGATCGCCTACTTCCTCGGGCTGTCGCCGCATAACGTCGACTACCACCTGCGCCGTCTGCGGCAGTTGTTCAATGTGCGCAACCGCGTGCAGTTGATCAACGTCGCGCAGGCGTACGTGACGTAG
- a CDS encoding ABC transporter permease yields the protein MNIYAIRAIYKFEMARTWRTLMQSIIAPVISTSLYFVVFGAAIGSRIKEVDGISYGAFIVPGLIMLSLLSQSISNASFGIYFPRFTGTIYELLSAPVSYLEIVVSYVGAAATKSILLGLIILATAGLFVPLQVQHPFWMILFLVLTAVTFSLLGFIIGIWADSFEKLQLVPLLIITPLTFLGGSFYAVNMLPPFWKVVTLFNPIVYLVSGFRWSFYGLADVNVEVSLGMTALFLAVFLLIVAWIFKTGYRLKT from the coding sequence ATGAACATCTACGCAATTCGCGCGATCTACAAGTTCGAGATGGCGCGCACCTGGCGCACGCTGATGCAGAGCATCATCGCGCCGGTGATTTCGACTTCGCTTTACTTCGTCGTGTTCGGCGCGGCGATCGGTTCGCGCATCAAGGAAGTGGACGGCATCAGTTACGGCGCGTTTATCGTGCCGGGTTTGATCATGCTGTCGCTGTTGTCGCAAAGCATTTCTAATGCGTCGTTCGGGATTTATTTTCCGCGCTTTACCGGCACGATCTACGAGTTGTTGTCCGCGCCGGTGTCGTACCTGGAAATCGTCGTGAGTTACGTGGGCGCGGCGGCCACCAAATCGATTCTGCTCGGGCTGATCATTCTCGCGACCGCGGGATTGTTCGTGCCGCTGCAAGTGCAGCATCCGTTCTGGATGATCCTGTTTCTCGTGCTCACGGCGGTCACGTTCAGTCTGCTTGGTTTTATTATCGGCATCTGGGCGGATAGCTTCGAGAAGCTGCAACTCGTGCCGCTGCTGATCATCACGCCGCTGACTTTTCTCGGCGGCAGTTTCTATGCGGTCAATATGCTGCCGCCGTTCTGGAAGGTCGTGACGCTGTTCAATCCGATCGTCTATCTGGTCAGCGGATTCCGCTGGAGCTTCTATGGTCTCGCCGATGTGAACGTCGAGGTCAGTCTCGGCATGACCGCGCTCTTTCTGGCGGTGTTTCTGTTGATCGTTGCCTGGATCTTCAAGACTGGCTACCGGCTCAAGACCTGA
- a CDS encoding ABC transporter ATP-binding protein, whose protein sequence is MQPIVSVTNLSKTYATGFHALKNINLAINRGEIFALLGPNGAGKTTLISIICGIVNASVGSVTVDGRDIATDYRGARSLIGLVPQELTTDSFETVWATVSFSRGLFGKPKNPAYVEKVLRDLSLWEKRDSKIITLSGGMKRRVLIAKALSHEPRVLFLDEPTAGVDVELRRDMWKLVRSLAQSGVTIILTTHYIDEAEEMADRIGVISAGEIMLVEEKTELMRKLGKKQLTLQLESPLAHVPVSLAGYGLDVAKGGDELIYTYEGEGGRTDIIALLKALDDAGIRFKDLHTTQSSLEDIFVSLLRGDQ, encoded by the coding sequence ATGCAGCCAATCGTCTCGGTCACGAACCTGTCGAAAACCTATGCCACCGGTTTTCATGCACTCAAAAACATCAATCTGGCGATCAACCGCGGGGAGATCTTCGCCTTGCTCGGTCCGAATGGCGCCGGTAAAACGACTCTCATCAGCATCATCTGCGGCATTGTCAACGCAAGCGTCGGCAGCGTGACGGTGGACGGCCGCGACATCGCGACCGACTATCGCGGCGCTCGCTCGCTGATCGGCCTCGTGCCGCAGGAGTTGACCACCGACTCCTTCGAAACCGTCTGGGCGACCGTCTCGTTCAGCCGCGGACTGTTCGGCAAGCCGAAAAACCCGGCGTATGTCGAAAAGGTGTTGCGCGACCTGTCGCTGTGGGAAAAGCGCGATAGCAAGATCATCACGCTCTCGGGCGGCATGAAACGGCGCGTGCTGATCGCCAAGGCGCTTTCGCACGAGCCGCGTGTGCTGTTCCTCGACGAACCGACCGCCGGCGTGGACGTGGAGTTGCGCCGCGACATGTGGAAGCTGGTGCGCTCGCTCGCGCAGAGCGGCGTGACGATCATCCTCACCACGCACTATATCGATGAGGCCGAGGAAATGGCGGACCGCATCGGCGTGATCAGTGCGGGTGAAATCATGCTGGTCGAAGAGAAAACGGAGTTGATGCGCAAGCTCGGCAAGAAGCAGTTGACGCTGCAACTGGAGAGCCCGCTCGCACACGTGCCGGTTTCGCTCGCCGGCTACGGACTCGACGTCGCGAAGGGCGGTGACGAATTGATCTACACGTACGAGGGCGAGGGCGGGCGCACCGATATCATCGCGCTGCTCAAGGCGCTCGACGACGCCGGCATCCGCTTCAAGGACCTGCACACCACGCAAAGTTCGCTCGAAGACATCTTCGTCAGTCTGCTCCGAGGTGACCAATGA
- a CDS encoding tannase/feruloyl esterase family alpha/beta hydrolase, with amino-acid sequence MRVARDSRAAIHVVGAMLWLAAQPALAALKDAPLAMRCAELAGAVLQPELIALPTAGVQIESAAMVSATAPGNQQGGEYCRITGRIKGFNATTPDIRFDLNLPRRWNGRALQIGGGGYNGVVVSGTGVMPFSPNRAPLAQGYATFGDDSGHVGDSSLAVFGLVDDAVTNFGFAHLKKTHDAALALIARAYGRPPQHMYFAGGSTGGREGYTVMQRFPDDYDGVIANSPALNFSGVRLLGVKLGQAEYNTPGGFIPPLLLEHVYQRTLATCDRLDGATDGIVSDVAACREHETEIVDSLRCSGRTPSHDECLTNTQLSTLLVMRDGLSLPYRLAWDVNGYSGYNIFQGTHLTGLLGLAHQPERLPVPTFFANGYLFAQGDGYIRYFVARDANFDSLRFDPQHPGKYRAQVVALSQTIGAMNPDLTRYIARGGKLITLQGLADEVISPNQTIAYYDTLVDRFGVDQVNGFMRLYMVPGFQHGGGAFIPSVDLLGALDNWVTRGASPETLTATDIAAATNGRSRPLCRYPLFPRYVGKGNVNLASSFVCAEP; translated from the coding sequence ATGCGTGTCGCGCGGGACTCGCGCGCAGCCATCCACGTTGTCGGCGCGATGTTGTGGCTCGCCGCCCAGCCGGCGCTCGCCGCGCTCAAGGACGCGCCGCTCGCCATGCGCTGCGCGGAATTGGCGGGCGCCGTTCTGCAACCCGAACTCATTGCCTTGCCGACCGCCGGCGTGCAGATCGAAAGCGCGGCGATGGTGAGCGCCACCGCGCCCGGCAATCAGCAGGGCGGCGAGTATTGCCGTATCACCGGCCGCATCAAAGGGTTCAATGCCACCACACCCGACATCCGTTTCGATCTGAATTTGCCGCGCCGCTGGAACGGCCGCGCGCTGCAGATCGGCGGCGGCGGTTATAACGGCGTGGTGGTGAGCGGCACTGGCGTGATGCCGTTTTCGCCGAACCGCGCGCCGCTCGCGCAAGGCTACGCGACCTTCGGCGACGACTCGGGGCATGTCGGCGATTCGTCTCTCGCGGTGTTCGGCCTCGTCGACGACGCGGTCACCAACTTCGGCTTTGCGCATCTGAAGAAAACCCACGATGCCGCGCTCGCCCTGATTGCACGCGCGTACGGCCGGCCGCCGCAACACATGTATTTCGCCGGTGGCTCGACCGGCGGCCGCGAAGGTTACACCGTGATGCAGCGTTTTCCCGACGACTACGACGGCGTGATCGCCAATTCGCCCGCGCTCAATTTTTCCGGCGTGCGTCTGCTTGGCGTGAAACTCGGCCAGGCGGAATACAACACGCCCGGCGGCTTCATTCCGCCGTTGCTGCTCGAACACGTCTATCAACGAACGCTCGCCACGTGCGACCGGCTCGACGGCGCGACGGACGGCATTGTCAGCGACGTCGCCGCGTGCCGCGAGCACGAAACGGAGATTGTCGATTCGTTACGCTGCAGTGGACGCACGCCTTCGCACGACGAATGTCTCACGAACACCCAGCTCTCCACCTTGCTCGTGATGCGCGACGGGCTCTCGTTGCCTTATCGTCTGGCGTGGGATGTCAACGGCTATAGCGGCTACAACATTTTCCAGGGCACGCATCTGACCGGCCTGCTCGGCCTCGCGCATCAGCCGGAACGTTTGCCGGTGCCGACGTTCTTCGCCAACGGCTACCTGTTCGCGCAAGGCGACGGCTATATCCGCTATTTCGTCGCGCGCGACGCCAACTTCGACTCGCTCAGGTTCGACCCGCAACACCCCGGCAAATATCGCGCGCAAGTGGTCGCGCTGTCGCAGACGATCGGCGCGATGAACCCCGACCTCACGCGCTACATTGCGCGCGGCGGCAAGCTCATCACGCTGCAAGGCCTAGCCGACGAAGTCATCAGCCCGAACCAGACGATCGCCTATTACGACACACTGGTTGATCGGTTCGGCGTCGACCAGGTCAATGGTTTCATGCGTTTGTACATGGTGCCGGGATTTCAGCACGGCGGCGGCGCGTTCATTCCATCGGTCGATCTGCTGGGCGCACTCGATAACTGGGTGACGCGCGGAGCATCGCCCGAAACGTTGACGGCCACCGATATCGCGGCGGCCACCAACGGGCGCTCACGTCCGCTGTGCCGCTACCCGCTGTTTCCGCGCTACGTCGGCAAGGGCAATGTGAATCTCGCCAGCAGCTTTGTTTGTGCTGAACCGTGA